One Arachis hypogaea cultivar Tifrunner chromosome 18, arahy.Tifrunner.gnm2.J5K5, whole genome shotgun sequence genomic window, TTTTGGAGATTTTTTGCAGCTGAGTTGATTTTCTTGTTAAATCCTTGGGCATCATTGTTGATTCTTGAGACACAACCGTTCTCATGGAATCCGAACAAGGTTCTTGCAGCAGGTAGGCAACCCAATGGTGGAAGGGAAGTCACTCCAATTTTCCTAGCTCCCAATTTATGCAAATCCTGTATTCAAAACAAAACATCATTGAATGGTTTTACTCATAACTCTATGGCATTATACCAAATAGTTGTCTCTGTTTATAGGAAATGAAATACCTTAACAAAACTTGAGAATGATCTAACTAGGTATGAAGAATACTGGTCAGGAGTGACAAGTTTGTTGATCAAAGGATTGGTATAATAATTTTGGACAAAGTCACTACTACCAGCACTCAATAAGTACAATGCATCCTTTATGATTGATGCTGCTTTCTTGCTACCAGCTACCTTGGCCAGCTTTCCTTGGTATTCCTTGAAATAATTCAACTGTACGGACAATGGAATTGCATGCTAATGACAGAAAAGAAAGTTATTAGAAGACAGTTAAGTTTGTTGAAGCAAATCTTAGCTCACAAACTTACATTCAAGATGGCAGCCTTTTCATCATAACCAGAGGCAGCTGAAGCAAAATTTGCTCCAATAAGAAGGTTCTTCCCTGATGCTTGTGGGCTAAGATATGCAGGTGCATAGCTCTTAAAACCCAGTGTGTCAGCTGCAAAAGGAAGCATTCAACaacattgaaaattgaaaattgaaatcatGTCACACAAAACAACCTCTGATTAAATACTTAACTATCAAAAAACTCTTTGGTCGAGTTTTTTAACCGTCTCAATACACAAATACATGGTAGCTGATAAAGACAAAGACACAATTTGTGTAATTCTGTCTATTTTAAATACTTAACTACAAAGTTTGAAGTACTCTTTAAAGTTTATTTTGCTTACCAGTAATATCAGTAGCTAATTTGCCATTGCAAAACCTGCCAGTGGGTTGATGGTTGAGAAAGTCCCTTCCATAAGGAGGGTAGTTAGCCTTGAAAATTGTAGGCAGGTAGTCATTGTTGCCAACATCCACAGCAGAGTCACCAAATGTTATCATTGCAGGCACAAGTGTGTCTTGTGCATTCCCCCATACTACAAGCAAGACAAATGCAAATATCACAAACactacttctacttcttttctatTGATCTTCATCTTGTTTTCAATAATCATTCAGATGCTTTCTGGTGTTTATATAATAAGAAATAGAGTGGCATGCATCACCCTATTGAAGGAGGAAGATGGAAGTTGGTTATAGGCTATTAAATGTGAACACTTATAGTATAGCTGTCACATATGTAGACCACACTATGATGATGCTTTTTTATGTTAGATTTTCAGTGTGACTTTGCCTTCTCTTACATTCATATATCAACATTATgagtttgttttcatttagtgTGGGTAGAGGGAAGTTGTTGAACTCTGCATGTGTAGGAGGTGGCATAATAATCTTGGTCACGAGAGTGCTGCATGCACCAAGAGTTATTCTGGTTGTTGCATGGAAAGTTTTAAGCAGTGACCacaaattattaaaacaaaacagTGTGCATGCTTTCAAGATCTTCATCTGTAATTCAACTTCAAAAAGGTCTGGCTTATGAATACACTTTTAATAGGATCCAATAATGATTATGTATAACATTTTTTCCCCAATATATTGTGATCTTGTTTATTTGTAggcattattatttatttgtcttATAAGGTTTAAcacgtaaattttttttaaacagtTTGCACTATTAAATAAGAGTATAGTTTTACACTTCTGTAATAAGAGAGTGTGTTGCTCAAAgtaattaattctatttttttatgaaaaatatttttttctactgTGTCTCTCAACTTGACCGATGAAGAAACAAATTAAGACTCTAAATTTATTATTGGCCAataacttattatatatatataatgtgaaaTTTGAATATCCAACACTTATAAATTAGCTActcaattaatttaaattagttaaataacattttttaaaagaacGTTACAgttcaatttactttttttttttcaatatttagcAATCAACATATTTTTAACAATCATACCACATATATATTAGAATCAACCATCAAAATtagctattaatataaaatatatattaaaaatgagttaaacaatacatatatttgtatataaatacataataacaaTACATATATTAGTATAGATGTATTATGGTACTTAAGATTGGAAATTGTTCAatctatctaacaaaaaaaaactttaaccataaataaataaataatgataatattcaaaataattttctaaaaattatataaattaatgagtttaactactatatatatttaaaataattctgtacatttaagttttttttgttaatcaagtttaattaagttagtctttaacataacaaaaattagttatgaCTAGTATTATTCTAAGTCTTGTTATTTAATCAACTTAGTTAGAATTAgtttataaaaagacttaaatataTATCATTACTCATATGTTTATACATATATTATGCTAGCCTAACCctaaattaatttagtttataaaatatattaacgtGAGTTAaattagtacttttattaatattttgttatggGCTAATACATTTTATCTTAACATGAATGAACACGAGCAATTTTGTCTGAGTTTGTTTAAATACGAACACCATTAATTATAGTTATCATAACTCAAGCTATACGAGACATGTAATATAGCTCATTCATCTTACCTAGCAAAATCTTTGTAATAAACTCTACAAATGTAACTTAGGACTAAAGtagatatatataatttcatGGATCTGGTTTTGATAAATTCAAAATGTTTGGACTATTAAATGATGTTaatattagaatatattttttttaataattattaaatagtttttatttaattttatttattaatttctctttcatatattatttaattttaaaatctattctatattttataaattattattttatttttaaaattttatttttaaattctataaatatttttcaatttcttttttaattttatcttgatttagaaattctaattttatctttttcaattttaagatTACTAATTTCATAATTTATCAtcgatttatttttcaattatctagTTTTATAATTGTAATCATTTATGAATTTTCTTCTACTGTGATTATCAATTTTGTTACGGCGACGATCATCGTTTATGAATAGGCAAGTATGCTATCATCACAGTTGCATAAATCGCAATCTACAGAAATTCAATCgattattttattgaagtaattAATTAGTTAGTGAACAGAAATCCTTTACTGTTTACAacattcagaaaataaactaATCGATTTTTACATTTAGTTAATCAATTGGTCAGTGAAGTTTTTTTTTGCAATTGCTCGAaaaacaatatattttattttattcaaaaaatcgaTTGATtagtgaaaaaatatttttttacaacaaTCGATTGTTTTACTTTGTAAGTGAATCGATTTTATTATCTATCCAGTTAATTGTTTGAGAAAGATCTAATTAATTGGTTGAATTATccaattgattaattaaaaaaataattaattatatatactcgGAATTTCTTTTTTATACAAACAACTGAATGTTTGAAAGATTTATCTAAGACTTTATTCATCAATCATCATACAGGTTTTATTATCatataagttttattttgttatagtGTTATATAACCTAGTTTATTgaatcaaatcaatttttttaatgatcAGTTTTAAAATGTCAGATATATTTAAGAAAGACAGTGACATGGATGAACAGTACCAAAAAAATTATATGGATGAGTAATTTGAGGAGAATGATaatattactttttcttgtaTTGATGTATAAATTACTTATAcacatattatattaaattatttttatgaaaaaaaaaaaaaagaaacgccCCAAACTGAATTGAACGTGCAAGATTATACGAGTTTAAGACAGAAGTCATGCATATGCAGCAGAAATGTGCTTTAAAAAATAtcccaactatatatatatatatatatatcaaataattttttaaatgatatttattaaaaatcaattttctgACCTAACAAACTTTTTGTTTCATCATTcgcataaaaaatttaagatttaattacAGTGAGACCAGTGTCATGTGcagatttataaattaattatactattttgcaaaatatttttttaacttatttaactataaaaaacATAGATTTTTTACCAATAGAGTTAGTTATATAACATGAATGTATGACCATCTCAAAAAATATAGTCATGTTCAGGCATTTGTTCAATTGGGATTTTAtacataatttttgtatttaacaaCTATTAATGGATGAATATATAAGGCTGTTCATGCTTTAAAGATgctgtataaaatataaattaattattttaaataaaatataatttgcaAGACATACTAATTGTATGAAATAGttgttcaaataataataaatagataaaatatgaTCTCAACatataaatattcaataattaaagtTCCTTAGTAACTTAAATGAGTGTATCTTCATATCTAATTATCTATGTatataatccaaaaaaaaaaattagtttgaaagtgtgtatgattttttagattgtaAAACATTATATAATCAATTATTTTACTTAACAGTCATTGACCAAGTAATAATTGGAACAGAGAAAGCATATTTGCTTTCACTATTTCAATCGATTTTGTTAAGGGGTTTAattatggtttaattattctgttggtttttatagtttcgcgaaattttcaattaggttcctatactttttttcattttaattgagtcctttaccaaattttattttttaattgggtccctatactttttttttcttttatttgggtccttgtaccaatatttttttttaattgagtcgatatataattaaacaaattactgttaggaaggacttaattaaaaaaagttttggtgtagggacccaattaaaaagaaaaaaaacatagggacctaattgaaaattttgcgaaactatatagactaacaaaataattaaatctttaattattctgttggtctctatattttcgtaaaatttttaattaagtttctatatttttttaattgggtccttgtactaattttttttttcaattaagtccctcttaatagtaattgacttaattgtatagggagtcaactaaaaaaaagatagagattcaattgaaaaaatatttagtacaagacttaattaaaaggaaaaaagtatagagacttaattaaaaatttcacaaaattataagaatcaacAGAGTAATTAATCCTTTTGTTAAAAACAATCAATTATTTTATCTATTaaatcaataatactatttgGTATTATTAACTTGAATTTAGTTCGAGTAATAAGCAGACATGGCCGGCATGCAGAGACAGAGACTAATATTGATGTGATAATTGATTTCCTTACTGGatatgaaattgaaaataaacaaGATTACTAGGACAATATTTTAAGCAACCTTGTTAATAGAAATTAAATgattcaatgcatgattttaattattacaCCGTGTCTTGCGGGGTCTATGCCCATTGGCGTGTACTTATTAGAACCTCTAACTTTTGCAAgagtatatttttaattaatgtgAGAGTTGTTCTACTTATTAAGACTCAGAGTATTAACTCTTTGTTAAAACTGTTATTATTTGTTTCTACaattaatttatcaatttttgtaaaatttttgtaTCTGAAACGTTTAGCAATTGGACCTATATATATTCATATACCCGGTTATaatatttaagtttttaactaataAACCGGATCAGTTATCAAACTATTTTAATTACTAGTTCATTGGTTTACTGGTTTAATTAGTTCAACTATGATCTAACCGAAAAaaatcgttttataataaaataataaataaattataaataaatactctaaaaCATAGTTATAGTGTAACATAAATTTGTACTACATCAACCAAAATCTAATTTAAcatttgattttataattattaacaaTATCATTCAATATATCACTATTGAACTCGTTAAGATAGTCacaaaaaaccaataaaaaaaatcattgaatTAACCAAATCAATAACAAATATTCAATCATCTACTCAAAGATAAGTTCAGCATCATAGCATGATAAATCAGTAACAGCCAATAATGTAACCAGAAATTTTCAGTCTCAAGGCAAGATACCAAATTATCATTGAATCAGAAGGCAAAAAAACTCTTGTTGTTAatgttgttgttattgatttcaTCCAATCTTGATCTCATCCATGAAAAGGGCTAATGAAGGGTGACAAGCCTCTTGTTGTTAAGGCTTGCCATTCTTGGGGCTGCCAACATTCCTCTTTGAGGTAACATGCCATTTTCACTCCTTATAAGCAACTGGACATAAGAAACATTCTCCACCTTCAAATTTCAGTTTGGCATATCCCATCTATCTATCTAACTATCTAACGTATAACAAAATTTTCAGCCAAATTTTAACAAAGTTTCAGCACATTCTTAATAAAGAGTAACAAACTCTTCCAAATCTTTCTGATGTTaaagtatattaaaaaaataaatccaaCTTTCAGGAGCCAGTAACAAAATCATGAAATTTAAACATCATCAAATACAGACCAAAACCATAGTCAGAAAAATCAATGTCTAATCTTATTATTTATAAACATATTCAAAAAAGATGGACACTCACAAATTTAGCATGATTTTGAAGCAGAATAAGAATGAGGGCAGATGAAATCAATGGCAACAAGATGGCAAGGCACGACAAAAACAGCAACAGAGGTAGCAGCACTGGCAGTTCAACAAGAGACTAAACAGCACCAGACCACACACTAACAGTAAATcacatagttaataaaaaaaaattacctagaaCTAGAAGCTAGAAGAATCAAACAATTATTCAATcatagttaataaaaaattattcacagAGCTTCACACTTCACTGACTTCAGTAAAACAGTAAATCAGTTCACAGAGCTTCACAGAATCAAACAATGGTTCAATCATAGAttcatagttaataaaaaaattgacctAGAAGAAGCCTT contains:
- the LOC112771143 gene encoding GDSL esterase/lipase APG; the encoded protein is MIIENKMKINRKEVEVVFVIFAFVLLVVWGNAQDTLVPAMITFGDSAVDVGNNDYLPTIFKANYPPYGRDFLNHQPTGRFCNGKLATDITADTLGFKSYAPAYLSPQASGKNLLIGANFASAASGYDEKAAILNHAIPLSVQLNYFKEYQGKLAKVAGSKKAASIIKDALYLLSAGSSDFVQNYYTNPLINKLVTPDQYSSYLVRSFSSFVKDLHKLGARKIGVTSLPPLGCLPAARTLFGFHENGCVSRINNDAQGFNKKINSAAKNLQKQLPGLKIVVFDIYKPLYDLVQSPSKFGFAEARKGCCGTGIVETTSLLCNPKSLGTCSNATQYVFWDSVHPSQAANQVLADALIVQGIALIS